In Levilactobacillus brevis, the genomic window GTGGAACTTTACAACTCGCCAACACCAAAGCACTGGGGACCGGGAACGTCAAGCTAACCAAAGGGACGCTAAAATTAGCAACCACCAACGTGACGATCCGCGGTCAGTTCCAACAAGCCAAGCACGGTCAATTATCACTGAGCCGTACCAGTCATCTGACAATTAAGAAGACGGCCAAACTGGGCGGTACCTTGAAATTAACTTCTGGTAAGCTGAAAAAGGGCGCCAACTTAATTTCCTACAAGAAGCATACCGGCAAGTTTGCCCACATTCAGGGCTTGCCTAAGGGGTGGCACGTTACGTACACGCAACACGCCGTCAAATTAGCCAAGTAAACCTGCAACGGAACCATTTAAAATGGCGCCACCCCATTTCGGGACGGCGCCATTTTAGACTCGCGATAAGCTGGAAACTATTCCTTAAACTGAATCTTCACGTAATCTCGGTACAGCGGTAAACTGGCCATCAACTCGTGGTGCGTTCCCTGACCACTAACCCGACCGTCTTCGATGAAGTAAATATTATCGGCATCGACGATTGTGCTCAGTCGGTGGGCAATGATCAGCGTCGTCCGCCCCTTCATTAATTCGGCCAGGGCCTGTTGTACCATGGCCTCAGATTCGGAATCCAGACTAGCGGTCGCCTCATCCAGCAGGAGAATCTTGGGATCGCGGAGAAAGGCCCGGGCGATGGCCAAACGCTGGCGTTGCCCGCCGCTCACCTTGACGCCCCGCTCGCTAACCTGCGTATCCAGGCCATCCGCCATTTTGTGAACAAAATTATCGGCGGAGGCCAAGTGTAAGACGTGCCAGAGCTCATCGTCCGTAAACGCACGGTCCGCACCATAGGTCAGATTATGCCGAATGGTCCCCGCCATGATGGCGGAGTCCTGACTCACATAGCCAATCTGAGATCGCCAATCACTCAGATTGATGTCCCGGACATCCGTCCCGCCAATCGTGACTCGCCCACTCTGAGGTTGATAGTAGCGCTCCAACAACCCAAAGATGGTTGATTTTCCACCGCCGGAAGGACCGGCAAAAGCCACGACCGTGTTGGGCTGCGCCTCAAAACTCACATCGTGCAAAATGGGGTGACCCTCTTCGTAGGCAAAGTCAACATGGTCCATAGCCAACGTTTCATCACTGACGGATTGGGCTTGCCCCGCCACCAACGCTTCTTCCGGCTCGTTCAAGAGGTCGCGCACCCGTTCCGTTGAGCCGTTAGCCTTGGACAGATCCGTAAAGAACCGGGCCATGGTACCCGCGGGCCCAATGATTTGGAACAGATACATCATAAAAGAAAACATAGTCCCCATACTCATGGTCCCTGCGGAGACCCGCACCGCCGCGTAGGCTAACACCCCAACAAAGACGGCCAACATGCTCGCCGTCATAATCGGACTCGCGATGGCATCGTAAATGGCCTCACGCAGGCCGATGCGGTAGAGATCTTGAATCTGTTGCGCTCCGGTCTGCGTTTCATACTTTTCGGCGTTAGAAGACTTAACCAGTCGAATCTCGCTGAGCGTTTCATCGGTCTCGCCACTAAAGGTGGCCATCGCGTCTTGCCGCTGGTGACCAATTTTACTGGATTGACGCATGATGGGAAACATGACGAGCATCACTAACGGTACGGCGATGAACATAATCGCCGTCATCCGCCAGTCCATCAGTAGCATAATCACCAGTGCCCCCACCAATTGCAGCAATGACGTTACCATCTGCGGAAACGAGTTAGCCAATAAATTCTTAATTTGCATCGTATCATTGACCAATCGTGAGGTCATCTCACCGGTCTTGACGTTATCGAAATAGCTGACCCGTAACCGCACCAGCTTCTGCCACAACGTCGCCCGCAGCCGCGCCACCACGTTTTCTCCAAAAAATCCCAATAACGCGCCCGATACGGCACTGACCACCGCACTCACAACGAATAGGATGACCACGCCAACCAGTAGTGGCCGGTTCATCGCGTGACCTAAGCCATTAATCAAGACCTGCGCAAACTTGGGGACGGCCAATTGAGCTCCCGTGGCAATCAGGCCCAAGACTAAACCGACCCAAAGCTGCCAATACTTGGGCTTCGTTTGCCGAATTAAATGTAAAAATCCCTGAACATCAAACTTGCCAGTTGGCCGCCGCTTCGCGGTCCGTGGCGTTGCTAGTCTACGTTCCATCTCTCTTTGCCTCCGCTATGCCTAAGTTTAAAAATGTGGATGGCGGCCCATGCCGCGGTCACCCATCCCATGGTGGGGCCAGCCCTGCATATGCCCCATGTAATCGCCCCAATCCAAGTCGCGTAATTGATGCGTTAGCTTGGTCAGAAGTTGCTCTAGCTGTTGCTGCTCGTCGGGCGTTAAGCCACCAAACAAGTCGTCAGCCGTCGACTCGACGCGTTCGTCGTATTGCGCAAAGAGCTCCCGGCCCTTGGCACTCAATCGAACAATCACTGACCGTTTATCCGTGGGACTTGGCATCCGCTCCACGAAGCCCGCGTCTACCAACCGACTAATCGTCGCACTTACGGAGCTTGGCCGAATATCTAAAATCTCGGCAATTTCCGCATTGGTCAAGCCATTCGGCGATTGCGCCAACACCTTGAGCAATCTCCCCTGGCCCCGGCGACCATTACCCGGGCCACCCTCACCGTGACCGCCCATGCCGGCCTGACGTCCCACGGCCATTAAAAAGGCCCGGTTTTGGAGTAGCTTGCCAAAACTTTTCAATAAATTACGACTACTGTCTGTCATTTCAAAAACCTCCTGGATAACTTGATGTCCATTATATTAGCACGATAGTTAGTCTTTGTAAACTAATCCTAACTAAAAGTCTAACTAAATAGTGGAATAAGTTGGCTGCTTCCCAGCATAACGCCTTTCCTAAGTCCACCTGTGCACAAAAAAAGTGATGCCCACTGCGCATCACCCACTTCAAACGTCTCACTTTGCCTGACTGACCGCAAAATAATTTCCCTCGGGGTCCCGAAAGTTAAAAGTCGCCGTCCCATTGGCCGTGACGATCTCACTCGCCGTCGTTAACCGATCGTGAAGGGCTTGAAAGTCTTCACTATAGAACATCAGCGAGGGCGTGTTGTCTAGCACCTCGGGGGAATACCGCCGGATAAACGATTTCGCAAAGAACGAGAGCTCCACGTTAGGCGCCACCGTGACCACAATATTTTCTGAATCATCGGGTAACGCATTCACCTCAACCACTTCGGCCCCTAACTTATCCTGCCAAAACTGAACAATCTGTTCCACATCATCGACATACAACATGGTCCGCATCTTTTGCATAGCTACTCACCCCACTGATTTATTTGGTTAGGCCCATACTACCATGAAAAGAAATCATCGCCAATTATTAAATAGTGCTGGCTATTCTCCACAATGTCGCGTACACTAGTTAATGCAGGTTCCCACCTGCCCAGTTGCTCTGTACATTCCAGATGCAACCTATGGATCAACTGGTGCCCTCATCTCGGATTGATGAGGGCTTTTTTGCGTCGTTATTTTGATGACTAATTTAATGGCGATAAACCTTGTCAGTTGGGGGGCTCGAGCGTATTCACGAGCTTTCCGTCTTTAGTTAACACGCTAACTAACTTTAGATTGTAAAGTCTAAACACGGATTCATTCCCTATCTGCTGCCGGCTGAATCACCTACTATCACCAATTATTGGCATAAACATGACTACCGCTAACATCTTTCCCCCTGTTCTAGTTCTCCTTGCCCGCCACCAAAATATCCCGTATAATTCTGCTTAACATGTAATTTCTCAATTTCAAATAGGCCGGTTTTCCCCGAAAAGGGCCGCCACTTTTCGGTCCATTTCGACGCCCACCACAATACAAAAAGGTTCGCCAGCGCCCCGTCAAACGGCACGTTTCGCGAACCTTTCTCATCTTTACTTTTCAGATTAGTCTTCCAAGTACTGCTTCGTTGCAGCCACAATATCTTGCAACCCAACCTTGGCATCGGAGAAGAACATCTGCGTGTTATCCAGCGAGAACAGTGGATTTTGGATACCAGCGTACCCAGTACTCATTGACCGCTTGATGACAACGACGGACTTCGACTTATCAACATCCAGAATTGGCATCCCAGAAATTTCATTCCCACTTTCACGAGCCAGTGGGTTGGTAACGTCGTTCGCCCCGATGACCAGGGAAACATCGGTACTTTCAAACATTGGGTTGGCATCATCCAACTGCTTCATCTGATCGTAAGGGACGTTAACATCGGCCAGCAACACGTTCATATGCCCTGGCATCCGCCCGGCAACCGGGTGAATCGCGTAGTTCACGTTAATCCCTTTTTCCGTCAGAACCGTGGCTAATTCAGCAACTTCATGTTGGGCTTGCGCTGCGGCTAACCCGTAACCAGGCACAATCATGACATTCTGAGCGTAGGCCAATTGCAGCCCAATATCATCGGCAGATGTTTCCTTCACATCAACAGGGACATCCGGACCAGCACTGCCACTATCGCTGTCACCAGTCCCAAAGCCACCGGCTAAGATATTGGCAACGGAACGGTTCATCGCTTCGGCCATCTGCAACGTCAGGATCGTCCCGGCAGCCCCAACTAAGGCACCGGCAATAATCAAGACTTGGTTATTGATAACGAACCCGGCAAAGGCAACGGCCAAACCGGTAAAGGCGTTCAAGAGGGAAACAACAACTGGCATATCGGCCCCACCAATTGGCAAGGTCATCAGCAACCCGAAGATTAGGGCCATGGCCAACCCAAGGATAACGAACCAGATGTTGGTTGGTGTTGCCAGCATGAACCAAGCAGCGACCAGCATCCCCAAGACCACGATAATGTTTACAATCTTAGCCCCAGGGAAGGTAATGGGTTTCCCCGGCACTTTCCCAGACAGTTTTCCCGTCGCAATCAGTGATCCGGAGAAGGTAATCCCCCCAATGATCACATCAAGGAACACGGGAATCGAGAACGCGAGGCTTAAGGCAACCCCGTCACCCTTCATCAGGTAATCAAAGATCCCGATAACGGCAGCGGCACCACCACCCACAGCGTTGAACAGACTAACTAATTGTGGGACATCGGTCATTGGCACCTTACGTGCTTTGACCACCCCATATGCGATTCCGACTGCTAAGCCGGCGATGAGGACAATCCAACCAGTAGCGGTAATCTTACCATCGGCCACAACTTCGATAATAATCATAATAACGGCCATAAACATCCCAATGGCGGATAATCCATTCCCTTTACGGGCGGTCTTTGGTGAACGCATCATGTGCACACCCAAGACGTAGCACACCGCGGAAATTAAGTAAATTAAAGAGGCAATCGTTTGTAGGGTACTCATTTAGAATCATCCCCCTCTGACTTTGCTTTTGGCTTACGGTCAAACATCCCTAACATCCGATCGGTTACGGTATAACCACCCGCCACGTTGATGGCCGCAAAGACGGCACCAAAGAACGCTAACGTGTAGAATACCCAACTGTTGGCTTCGGCCGCAATGACGAACGCCCCGACGACAACGACACCATGAATGGCGTTGGCCCCGGACATCATAGGGGTTTGCAGAGTAGCTGGAATTTTACTCATAACTTCGAAACCAACTAATAAACTCAGAACAAAGATTGCTAGATTCGTAAATAATTCCTCACTCATCACTAATCAGCTCCTTTCGCGTCGTCTTGATCATCAGCCGGCGTTTCAGGTTCTTCCGGTTCTGCTGGCTTACGTTCCGGCAGTTCCATGACAGACCGCAGCCGGTTACTGATAATTTCACCGTCATAGGTCGCCAGTAGTTCGCCTACCACTTCATCATCAACATCGAAGACCAACTCGCCATCTTTGTTGAGGTCATTTAAGACCGCCTGAACGTTCTTGGCGTACATATCCGAAGCGGAAGCTGGTAATTGACTGGCCATGTCGCCGGCACCCACGATTTCAGCACCATTTGGTGTCGTTACCGTTTCACCTGGCTTCGAGCCAGCCACGTTGCCGCCTAAATCACTCGCGGCCAAATCCATAAATAACGTCCCGGTCTTGGCCTCGTCCACGGACTTCTGAGTAACCAGAAGGGGTGGCCGCCGTCCAGGTACTTGCGCGGTCGTAATAATCACATTGTTTTGGGCGATGAATCCTTCCAATTCTGCTTGTTGTTGTGCGGTTTCTTCCTTGGTCAACTGCCGCGCATAGCCACCTTCACCAGTCGCAGAAACGGAGGTCGTCAAGAACGTTGCCCCTAACGATTCCACTTCACCACGAGAAGCTGGCCGAATATCATAGCCGGAAACCATGGCACCTAACCGTTTGGCAGTCCCAATGGCCTGTAGTCCGGCAACCCCGGTCCCCAGAACCAAGACCTTAGCTGGCTTGGCGGTCCCAGCGGCCGTGATCATCATTGGGAAATACCGTGAGAAATGATCCGCGGCCATCAGGCCAACCTTGTACCCCGCAACACTGGCTTGCGAACTCAAAACATCCATAGTTTGGGCCCGTGACACCGTCCGCGGTAACAGTTCGAACGCTAAAGCATTAATCTTCTTGGCGGCAAGTTTCTTCACAAACTCTGTGTCCGTCAGTGGTGCGAGTAATCCGATGAGTGTTTGCCCCGCCTTCATCTGATCAATGGCTGCATCATCTGGTTGAGCAATCGTGGCGATTACAGTTGCCTGCGTAATCGCCGCCGAACGGTCGACAACTTTGGCACCGGCCTTGGTATAAACCTCATCGCGATAGAAGGACCGTTCCCCAGCACCTTGTTCGATCAGCACTTGGTAGTCATTCTTGACGAGCTTACGTACGACGTCCGGTGACAATGCTACCCGGTTTTCACCAGGAGCTTCTTTTAAAACCGAAATGGTAATTGCCATTCAACACATCCCCTTTTTGATAAGCTGTTCACAAGTTAACTATAAAGCATTTCGGGTCACAAAACAATGCTTTCAGCCGCATTTGTGCACAAGCAACAATTCTTTGTTCCACGCGGCAGTAAGTGCTCCCAAGTCAATAAAAAATCACAAAATATTTTTCCGATTAGGCACTTGATCTTCTGCGCAATTCGTTAAGTCAACGTGAAAACAAGTTTTAACATTCACAAGTAAAAATGATGACTTATTTTCATTTGTAACTTATTGGTCTAGTCCTGGCATCGAATGCGGCGGTCTCACACGCCAGCTACCATAAAAACCATTGGCATCCCTTTTTACAAGCCGGCGTGTCCATCGCACCCGACTAAGTTAGGCCATTAACTGTCCTAACCTAGGGCCCTCAAGCCGCCAATTGCCGCGCTTTTCAGTTGTATCTGCCCGCATTTTCAACAGCACCCCCTTGCTAACTCAGGCCCCAGCAATCAATCGCTTCACCAACACCTCGTTCAAAGTCTGCGGTGGTCACGTGGGCCGCCGCCGTCTTGACCGCTGGTGTGGCGTTTTGCACGGCCACCGGGCAGCCCACCCGGGTGAGCATCGGCAAGTCATTGGCATTGTCCCCAATCGCCATGATCTCGTTGGCGGCGATACCCAAGCGCTGGCCCAAAGCTAACGTAGCCGTCCCCTTATCGACCCCCACCGGATTCACTTCCATATAACGACCGGAGGAAAATGTACAGTTCACCGGCTGGTCAACCCGGGCGAGCACCGCCGCCTTGGCCGCTCGACGAACCTTAGCAGCCGGATTCATGGCGATTACCTTCATGATCGGGGCCGTCTGAAACTGCTCAAAGCCGCCGTGCATGGTGGTCGCTTGCACCCCACGCGTCTGTAGATACGCCAAGTCATCAGCTCGTGGATGGTAGATAGCAAGGCCCGTCAGCGTATAGACATGAATGGCGACATCAAACTGCCGAAGCACCGTGAAGACCGCGGCCGCCACGGGATACGGCATTGTGGCCTGGCGGACGACACGATTATCCTTATTTTCGACAATCGCTCCACCATTGTAGGCAATCACGTATTGTTGCGGCAGATTCCACAGCCCCAACCGCTTTAGTAACGGTTGAATGCTCAGAAAGCTCCGCCCCGTATTCGGTACGAATTTAATCCCCGCTTGCGTCGCCCGTTGGATGGCGGCCACATTTGCTTCGGAGACGCTTCCGTCCGCGCGCAGTAAGGTTTCATCGAGGTCACTGGTAATCATTCGATACATGCCTTTTCCTCCTTAACCTAACGAAGAGTCCGAGATAAAGTTCCCGAACTCTTCATTGTGATCAGCTTATGCGTCACTAGTCGCGCCCCGCTCTCGTCGGAAACGCCTTTAACTAGTCACTAAGATTCTTCAATCCCGGAAATCAACGACAGCGTATGCATGTCATCGCCCAAATCATCGTAGAGCTTCCGGTAAAGTTGATAATATTTGTTATAGGTGGCGTGCTGTTCGGCACGTGGTTCGACCTTATCACCTAAAACTTGCCATTTCTGAACTTCGTCAACAGTCAACGTATCCGTCGCCAAACCGGCCAGCATGACATCCCCCAGATTGGCTTCGGCATCATCGACCGGCGTGCGGACGGCATAACCCGTGACATCGGCAAACATTTGAACCCAATCCGGTGAATTCGTGACGCCCCCAGCAATCACGATGTAGTCACCAAGGTCTCGACCGGTGCTTTCCATACTGTGCCGCAGCGCGTAGCAGACGGCTTCTTGAAAGGCGTGGAACAGGTCCGCCTTGGTGTGAACCAGCGACAAGCCGAAGATCATGCCCTTGGCATCGGAATTCCAGATAGGCGCACGTTCGCCCATAAAGTAAGGAAGAACGACCAAGCCGCGGCTTCCGGCCGGCACATCCTTGGCTTCCGCCCCCAGCGTAACGTAGGCGTTCGGTCCCCCTTGGTTGTGAACGGCAACTTCGGCATCGCCAAAGTTATCGCGGAACCATTTGGTAATCGCGCCCGCCGTGGCTGACCCACTGAAGTTGTAGACCAACTCGCGAGACTTATAAGGATACGGCCAAACGATGAGACCCTTTCCCTTGATTGGCTTGTCGCTCACCAGTGCGGCGTTCATCGAGGACCCGATAGCCGCGACGTACCGACCGGGTTCAAAGACGCCCATGCCAATGTTGGCGGCCCCCACGTCGACCCCACCGGCGATAACCGGCGTGCCCGAGTCGAGACCCAGGTCAGCAGCAACGTCCGCCGTTAACCGCCCGGCAATCTCGGTCGCATCGACGAATTTCTGGGGCATCTTGTCCATTGGAACACCCATCGCGTCCATCATTTCCTTGGACCAGGTCCCGGTGTTGACATCGTAGAAGCCCCCGATGTTCCCGGCGGCGGAGTAGTCAATGGAGACTTCTCCGGTCAGCTTGTAAATGGCGTAGTTGTTTGGCGGCAGGAACATCGCCGTCTTCTTCCAGTTCTCTGGCTCGTGGTTCTTAATCCACAATACCTTGGTGTACCCGTAATACGGGTCAACCACGTCGTTCCCGGTAATCTCGGATAGTCGCTTTAAGTCAACGTGTTCCTTGACCCATTCCGTTTCACCCGCGGCACGCCGATCCATCCAAATCAGGTCGGGGCGCACCGGGTTCATGTGCTCGTCCACCGGCACGCCGGAGCCACCGTACAGGCCACTTAAGCCAATACCCTTGATGTCCGCCGGCGCGATACCGCTTTCACGAACGACCGCGCGAATGGAGTCCTTTACGCCTTTGAGCCAAACGTCCGGCCACTGCTCTGCCCACAAGGGACGGGGCGTCAAGACGTCGTATTCTTCCAAATCCTGGGCAATGAGTTTGCCGTTCGTGTCCATCAGGATGCTCTTCGTTCCCGAAGTCCCAATGTCCGTACCAATCAAGTATTTCATCGTTATTCCCCTCTTTAATCAAGCGTTATGCGCAACGGTTTACCATGCGGTGAAGGCCCCATCGACTAAGTAATCGGAACCGGTGGAGAAGCTGCTGGTGTCGCTGGCTAAGTAAACGGCCATGCCTTGTAATTCTTCCGGCTTCCCTAAGCGTCCCAGTGGTGCCCAGTCATTCCAAGTCTTGATTAACGGCTTCAGATCCGGTGAGTTCAAGGTTAAATCAGTGCCCATGTAACCAGGACTCATGGTGTTGACCCGGACGCCCTTCTTGGCCCACTCAATAGCTAAGGACTTGGACAATTGAATAACCCCGGCCTTAGTAGCGTTGTAGGAGCATTGTGGTTGTGGCCGGTTGACGATGTGTGCGGACATCGAAGCCGTGTTCACGATGGACCCGGAGCCTTGCTTCAACATGTACCGTCCAGCAGCCGTGGAGCAAAGGAAGACGGCGTTCAAGTTTAAGTTGACCACCTTTTGCCATTGGTCGTAGGTCATTTCTTCAGCCGGCACGTTCAGGCAAACCCCGGCGTTGTTGAAAGCGGCATCTAAGTCACCCAATTCCTTAACGACCGTGTCAACCATGTGTTGGACCTGTTCGGGGTCGGTGACGTCCGTCTTGATGGCAATGGCTTTTTGTCCCGTAGCTTCGGCAATTTCTTTGGCCGTTTGTTGAGCCTTGGCAATGTTGATATCTACAATGGCCACGTCGGCCCCGGCTTCAGCTAATCCCGTTGCCATCGCCTTACCTAAACCTTGTGCACCACCCGTAACATAAGCTTTCTTACCGTCCAAACGCATTCTATCTAAAATACCCATGATGAATTCCTCCTAAAAGATAAATGTATTTTGTAAAATGACTTTCTTTAATTCACGACTTAGCATAATCCCTCAAAACTGAGAAGTCAATAGTTTTTGGTAACGTTTTCATATTTTTCTCAAAAAATAACCGCCTAATCGTGCTGCATCGCTTGTTGCGTCTGACTTTCTGCCGTCTTCGTCTTTAGCCGTTTTTTCAACTCGCGGACGATCTCGGCATGTTTCTCCTCCGTCAGCGTTACCTTAAGCCAAAAGATAATCGCCGCTACAATCAGTAATCCGATGGGAATGTAGAACATAAACAGGTTGAACTGCGAGACGCCCGTGGCGGAGATATCGCTAGGTTTGGCATTCCCCGTCATCCCCACCATCACGGCAACGATTCCCACGATACCATTGGAGGCGGCCCCGGCGAGCTTATCAATCAACGGCCGAATCGACAGTGTGACGGATTCATTCCGCACACCGTTGACCAGCTGACCGTACTCCACACTGTCGGTGATCGTCATCAACGTCGCTAAGAAAATCAGCGGGTATGGGAAGAAGTAAAACGACACCGCCAATAAGACCAGTAGCAGGTTCTGCCCGGCGAAAAGGAACAGGACGTAACCCACTAGCATGAAGGCAATCCCACCAATGTAGATGGCCTTGCGTCGAATCAATGCCTCCAGCGCCGGGTATAGGGCCACCGAGATGACCCCCAGAATACAGGTGATGACCCCCACCCAGGTGTAGGCGCCCGCATTGCCCAGTCGGTAACGGAAGTAGTACATCAACAGGGAGTTGGTGACCACGTAGCTAAAGGCAAAGAGAAAGTACGACGCCGCAATCCACAGCAGTTGTCGGTTCCGACCAATCGCCCGGAAGATGTCGGAAAGCGTGGTGTGCTTGACGTTTGATCGAATCACGTTGTGCTGTTCCTTCAGGTTCAGGGAGGTAATCAGCGCCCCACCGGTACAGAGTACGGCGACGATCACCACATACCCCGTCCAGCCGGCACGCGTTTGCTGCCCAAAGGGAACCTTCGAGATCCAATGGGAAAACAGCATAATCG contains:
- a CDS encoding glycoside-pentoside-hexuronide (GPH):cation symporter is translated as MKKYLSYALGTFGHDAFYNTLSIYFMMFLTSQLFTNGADEKMVGIVTTLIVVIRVGEILFDPMIGGVVDNTNTRWGKFRPWIMIGSVVASLGLVFLFSDYFGLAWSNPTIYLVLIAATFLIVDVFYSFSDIALWSLLPAVILDSKTRTKFGTASRIGSTLGAQIVIVIITPAIMLFSHWISKVPFGQQTRAGWTGYVVIVAVLCTGGALITSLNLKEQHNVIRSNVKHTTLSDIFRAIGRNRQLLWIAASYFLFAFSYVVTNSLLMYYFRYRLGNAGAYTWVGVITCILGVISVALYPALEALIRRKAIYIGGIAFMLVGYVLFLFAGQNLLLVLLAVSFYFFPYPLIFLATLMTITDSVEYGQLVNGVRNESVTLSIRPLIDKLAGAASNGIVGIVAVMVGMTGNAKPSDISATGVSQFNLFMFYIPIGLLIVAAIIFWLKVTLTEEKHAEIVRELKKRLKTKTAESQTQQAMQHD
- a CDS encoding Cof-type HAD-IIB family hydrolase; the encoded protein is MYRMITSDLDETLLRADGSVSEANVAAIQRATQAGIKFVPNTGRSFLSIQPLLKRLGLWNLPQQYVIAYNGGAIVENKDNRVVRQATMPYPVAAAVFTVLRQFDVAIHVYTLTGLAIYHPRADDLAYLQTRGVQATTMHGGFEQFQTAPIMKVIAMNPAAKVRRAAKAAVLARVDQPVNCTFSSGRYMEVNPVGVDKGTATLALGQRLGIAANEIMAIGDNANDLPMLTRVGCPVAVQNATPAVKTAAAHVTTADFERGVGEAIDCWGLS
- a CDS encoding FGGY-family carbohydrate kinase translates to MKYLIGTDIGTSGTKSILMDTNGKLIAQDLEEYDVLTPRPLWAEQWPDVWLKGVKDSIRAVVRESGIAPADIKGIGLSGLYGGSGVPVDEHMNPVRPDLIWMDRRAAGETEWVKEHVDLKRLSEITGNDVVDPYYGYTKVLWIKNHEPENWKKTAMFLPPNNYAIYKLTGEVSIDYSAAGNIGGFYDVNTGTWSKEMMDAMGVPMDKMPQKFVDATEIAGRLTADVAADLGLDSGTPVIAGGVDVGAANIGMGVFEPGRYVAAIGSSMNAALVSDKPIKGKGLIVWPYPYKSRELVYNFSGSATAGAITKWFRDNFGDAEVAVHNQGGPNAYVTLGAEAKDVPAGSRGLVVLPYFMGERAPIWNSDAKGMIFGLSLVHTKADLFHAFQEAVCYALRHSMESTGRDLGDYIVIAGGVTNSPDWVQMFADVTGYAVRTPVDDAEANLGDVMLAGLATDTLTVDEVQKWQVLGDKVEPRAEQHATYNKYYQLYRKLYDDLGDDMHTLSLISGIEES
- a CDS encoding SDR family oxidoreductase gives rise to the protein MGILDRMRLDGKKAYVTGGAQGLGKAMATGLAEAGADVAIVDINIAKAQQTAKEIAEATGQKAIAIKTDVTDPEQVQHMVDTVVKELGDLDAAFNNAGVCLNVPAEEMTYDQWQKVVNLNLNAVFLCSTAAGRYMLKQGSGSIVNTASMSAHIVNRPQPQCSYNATKAGVIQLSKSLAIEWAKKGVRVNTMSPGYMGTDLTLNSPDLKPLIKTWNDWAPLGRLGKPEELQGMAVYLASDTSSFSTGSDYLVDGAFTAW
- a CDS encoding MarR family transcriptional regulator → MTDSSRNLLKSFGKLLQNRAFLMAVGRQAGMGGHGEGGPGNGRRGQGRLLKVLAQSPNGLTNAEIAEILDIRPSSVSATISRLVDAGFVERMPSPTDKRSVIVRLSAKGRELFAQYDERVESTADDLFGGLTPDEQQQLEQLLTKLTHQLRDLDWGDYMGHMQGWPHHGMGDRGMGRHPHF
- a CDS encoding NAD(P) transhydrogenase subunit alpha, producing the protein MSEELFTNLAIFVLSLLVGFEVMSKIPATLQTPMMSGANAIHGVVVVGAFVIAAEANSWVFYTLAFFGAVFAAINVAGGYTVTDRMLGMFDRKPKAKSEGDDSK
- a CDS encoding VOC family protein codes for the protein MQKMRTMLYVDDVEQIVQFWQDKLGAEVVEVNALPDDSENIVVTVAPNVELSFFAKSFIRRYSPEVLDNTPSLMFYSEDFQALHDRLTTASEIVTANGTATFNFRDPEGNYFAVSQAK
- a CDS encoding ABC transporter ATP-binding protein/permease codes for the protein MERRLATPRTAKRRPTGKFDVQGFLHLIRQTKPKYWQLWVGLVLGLIATGAQLAVPKFAQVLINGLGHAMNRPLLVGVVILFVVSAVVSAVSGALLGFFGENVVARLRATLWQKLVRLRVSYFDNVKTGEMTSRLVNDTMQIKNLLANSFPQMVTSLLQLVGALVIMLLMDWRMTAIMFIAVPLVMLVMFPIMRQSSKIGHQRQDAMATFSGETDETLSEIRLVKSSNAEKYETQTGAQQIQDLYRIGLREAIYDAIASPIMTASMLAVFVGVLAYAAVRVSAGTMSMGTMFSFMMYLFQIIGPAGTMARFFTDLSKANGSTERVRDLLNEPEEALVAGQAQSVSDETLAMDHVDFAYEEGHPILHDVSFEAQPNTVVAFAGPSGGGKSTIFGLLERYYQPQSGRVTIGGTDVRDINLSDWRSQIGYVSQDSAIMAGTIRHNLTYGADRAFTDDELWHVLHLASADNFVHKMADGLDTQVSERGVKVSGGQRQRLAIARAFLRDPKILLLDEATASLDSESEAMVQQALAELMKGRTTLIIAHRLSTIVDADNIYFIEDGRVSGQGTHHELMASLPLYRDYVKIQFKE
- a CDS encoding NAD(P) transhydrogenase subunit alpha — translated: MAITISVLKEAPGENRVALSPDVVRKLVKNDYQVLIEQGAGERSFYRDEVYTKAGAKVVDRSAAITQATVIATIAQPDDAAIDQMKAGQTLIGLLAPLTDTEFVKKLAAKKINALAFELLPRTVSRAQTMDVLSSQASVAGYKVGLMAADHFSRYFPMMITAAGTAKPAKVLVLGTGVAGLQAIGTAKRLGAMVSGYDIRPASRGEVESLGATFLTTSVSATGEGGYARQLTKEETAQQQAELEGFIAQNNVIITTAQVPGRRPPLLVTQKSVDEAKTGTLFMDLAASDLGGNVAGSKPGETVTTPNGAEIVGAGDMASQLPASASDMYAKNVQAVLNDLNKDGELVFDVDDEVVGELLATYDGEIISNRLRSVMELPERKPAEPEEPETPADDQDDAKGAD
- a CDS encoding NAD(P)(+) transhydrogenase (Re/Si-specific) subunit beta, whose product is MSTLQTIASLIYLISAVCYVLGVHMMRSPKTARKGNGLSAIGMFMAVIMIIIEVVADGKITATGWIVLIAGLAVGIAYGVVKARKVPMTDVPQLVSLFNAVGGGAAAVIGIFDYLMKGDGVALSLAFSIPVFLDVIIGGITFSGSLIATGKLSGKVPGKPITFPGAKIVNIIVVLGMLVAAWFMLATPTNIWFVILGLAMALIFGLLMTLPIGGADMPVVVSLLNAFTGLAVAFAGFVINNQVLIIAGALVGAAGTILTLQMAEAMNRSVANILAGGFGTGDSDSGSAGPDVPVDVKETSADDIGLQLAYAQNVMIVPGYGLAAAQAQHEVAELATVLTEKGINVNYAIHPVAGRMPGHMNVLLADVNVPYDQMKQLDDANPMFESTDVSLVIGANDVTNPLARESGNEISGMPILDVDKSKSVVVIKRSMSTGYAGIQNPLFSLDNTQMFFSDAKVGLQDIVAATKQYLED